DNA sequence from the Streptomyces canus genome:
CCGGTGCAGGTCGGTACAGATCCGGTACAAAAACCCGTTCGAGTCGTCGGTCACTCTCCGTCGGTGACCGGAAGATGCGGCAACCGGTCCGCGGCGACCACGCCTTCGAGATAGCCCTTGGCCCGCTCGGTACGCGGATAAGCCTCCAGCAACCGCCAGAAACGGGGCCCGTGTCCCGGCACGAGCAGATGCGCGAGCTCATGGAGCAGGACGTAGTCGACGACGTACTCCGGCATGCCCTGGAGCCGGTGCGAGAGCCGAATGCTGCCCTCGGACGGGGTGCACGAGCCCCAGCGGGTGTTCTGGTTGGTGACCCAGCGGACCGAGGCGGGCCGTGCCCGGCCGTCGAAGTACTGGGCCGAAAGGCGCTGGGCGCGCTCGGAGAGCTCCGTGTCGCCGAGGACCCGTTTGCTCTCCTGGGCGGCCAGCTTGTCGAGCATGACGCTCACCCAGCGCTGCTCCTCGGCCTCGGACATCCGGGCAGGGATGAGCACGACGGTGCGATCGCCCTCGCGGTACGCGGAGACCGTCCGGCGGCGACGGCTGCTCCTGCGCACCTCGATCGCGCTCGCCCCCGAGCCGCTCGGCGGCTGGCTCGTCGTACTGCGCTGTGGCTTTCCGGCGCTGTGCAGTGGGTCGGCGGGCACGCCCTGACGTTACCCGCTGCACACGGGTGAAGTCCCGACTCCGGGACGGTTCGGTTCCGATCGCCCGCCATGCGTCTGATTTGTACGACGAATGGCCCTCACCTGTGGACAACTTTCGGCACGTGCCGGCCGGGTCCGGGCATGCTGGCACCGCCGCCTGAGCCGCGACCGGCCGTCGTCCGGGCTCCGGCGACGGACGGGGATGTTCCACGAGGTCTACGGGGGCTGTCATGCAAGCAGTGGTTCCGCTCGAGCAAACAATGGTTCCGCAGATGAAACCCGCGCTCCGGCGCGGCTGGCGCGATCTCAACACCGTGCAGTTCGGGATGACCCCGGCGCACGCGATGACGCTGGGCCCGATGGACACGGCGACGGGCAGCTTCCTCGACCTGATCAACGGCACGCGCGGTCTCGCGCTGCTGCGGGAGGAGGGACGCCGTATGGATCTGCCCGAGGGCCAGGTCGACACGCTGGTGGGACGGCTCGCACGCGCCGGACTCGTCGACGACGCGAGGGGCGGCGGGCCGGACGCGGACGCGCTGCGGGGGAAGAAGGAGGTCCTCGACCGGCTGGCACCCGACCTGGCGTCCCTCTCGCTGACCACCTCGGAGCCGGGTGATGCGATGAGGGTCCTGGCCGCACGCCGTTCACTGCGCGTGCAGGTCAGGGGCTCCGGCCGGGTGGGTGTGGTGCTGGCCGCGCTGCTCTCGGGCGCCGGCGTCGGGGAGGTCGACGTGCGGGACGGCGGACGGGTCGAGCCCTGGGACGTCGCCCCCGGTGGGCTGTCCGCCGACTCCGTCGGCGACCGCAGGGACACGGCGGCACGCCGGGCGGTGTCCGCGGCGGCTCCGGGGCGCCCGCCCCGCGGGGGCTCCCGGGCCTCGGTCGGGGCGGACGACCCCGGTTTCTCCCTGGTGATCCTGGCCCCGCGGGACGACGTCGACGTGCACGCGCCCGCCCCGGCCACCGGCGAGCCCCTCGTCCGGTCCGGCACACCTCATCTGTACGCCGGTGTGGTCGAGGCGACAGGAGTGGTCGGCCCTCTCGTCCTGCCGGGCGAGACGGGATGCGCGGGCTGTCTGCACGAGACGCGGACCGACCGCGACCAGGCCTGGCCCCGGCTGGTCGCCCAGTGGCGTTCGGGCAGCAGGCGGCTTTCGGCGCGGCCGTGTGACCTGGCACTGGCCAGTACAGTCGCCGGACTTGCGGCCGCGCACGCGCTCGCTTTCCTGGACGGCCGCCTCCCGTCGAGCGCGGGCGCCCGCTGGGAGGTCTCGCTGCCCGGTCTGAGCTGGCACGCACGGCCGGTCTGGCCGCATCCCGCATGTCCGTGCGGGGCCGCGGAGAAAGGTAAGGGAGAACACACCTCCAAGGAGGAGGCTGCGCACGAGACAATGACGGAGCATGGGTCGTCGGAGGAGTTGTGCCGCAAGGCAACCGCGCCACGGCCTGCTGGGACCTGGAGGGCGCATGTCTGATCTTCCCCGGAAGGCGGTCACCCGGACCGCCAAGCTCGCCGCGCTCCCGCTCGGCTTCGCCGGGCGGGCCACCTGGGGACTCGGCAAGCGGATCGTGGGCGAGTCCGCGGAGATCGTCGGCCGCGAGCTGCAACAGCGCACCGCCGACCAGTTGTTCAAGGTGCTCGGGGAGCTCAAGGGCGGTGCCATGAAGTTCGGCCAGGCCCTGTCCGTCTTCGAGTCGGCGCTCCCCGAGGAGGTCGCCGGCCCCTATCGCGCGGCCCTGACGAAGCTGCAGGAGGCGGCGCCCCCGATGCCGACGCGCACCGTGCACACCGTGCTCGAGGAGCGGCTGGGCGAGGACTGGCGGGAGCTGTTCGCCGAGTTCGACGACAAGCCCTCGGCGGCGGCGTCCATCGGCCAGGTGCACCGGGCCGTGTGGCACGACGGGCGGGAGGTGGCGGTCAAGGTCCAGTACCCGGGAGCCGGCGAGGCCCTGCTGTCCGACCTGAACCAACTGGGCCGCTTCGCCCGTCTGCTGGGGCCCCTCGTCCCCGGGATCGACATCAAGCCGCTCATCGCCGAGCTGCGCGACCGGGTCTCGGAGGAACTCGACTACGGCCTGGAGGCACAGGCCCAGCAGGTCCATGCGGAGGAGTTCGCGGACGATCCGGACGTCGTGGTCCCGGCCGTGGTCCACCAAAGCGACCAGGTCCTGATCACGGAGTGGATCGACGGTGTGCCCCTGTCGGAGGTGATCTCCGACGGCACCCAGGAGCAGCGCGACCGCGCCGGACAACTCCTGGCCCGCTTCCTCTTCTCCGGCCCCGCGCGCACCGGCCTGCTGCACGCCGACCCCCACCCGGGCAACTTCCGGCTCCTGCCCGGCGGTCCTGGCGACCAGGAGGACTGGCGCCTGGGCGTCCTGGACTTCGGCACGGTGGACCGGCTTCCCGGCGGTCTGCCGGACACCATCGGCACCTCCCTGCGCATGACGCTGGACGGCGAGGCGGAAGCGGTTTACGAACTCCTGCGCGTGGAGGGCTTCGTCAAGGAGTCGATAGAGCTGGACCCCGACGCGGTGCTCGACTACCTCCTGCCGATCATCGAACCGGCCGAGGTCGACGCGTTCACCTTCAGCCGCGGCTGGATGCGCAGCCAGGCCGCCCGGATCGCCGACCCCCGCTCCCCCGCCCACCAACTGGGCAAACAGCTCAACCTCCCTCCGGCATACCTCCTGATACACCGGGTCACCCTGAGCACCATCGGCGTCCTGTGCCAGCTGGGCGCGACCGTCCGTCTGCGTGAGGAACTGGAGGAGTGGCTGCCGGGGTTCGTGCCGGAGGAGGAGCTGGACGAGGAGGGTTCCGCGGCGGAGGCGTGAACGGGTCTTCGTCACCACGCACAACGCACCGCGGGGGCCGGTCCGTTCGGACGGACCGGCCCCCGCGGGGGAGAGCTTCCGCCTCCCGGTGAGCTCGGTTCCGCTCGGCTCGGGAGGCCACCGCTTCAGGTGTGGGTCGGATTACTGCATGACGGCGATGGCGAGCGCACGGCGAGCACGCAGGGAGGCGCGCTCGGCCCGGCGCTGCATCCGGCGGGCGGTCGCCAGGCGGATCGCCCGGCGTTCCTGCTCGGCCTCATGCAGCCGGTCGTGCATATGCGCACGAGCCAGGGCTTCTGGAATGAGTTGCATCTCTCGGGTCCTGTTCTGACGCGAGTCGGACGCGTCGGTGGTGGTGAAGTCTGGGATCGCGGAGCCTGTGGGCTCGCTGGTGGACGGCTTCATCGGGGCCTGCTTCGTGGGGTCGTTCGTGAAGGGACGGTCGATCGTTCCTGCGGTGTTCATGCCGTGACCGGGTTCTTGCGCGGGCGACCACGCGGCCGCTTCCGGGCGACGACGACACCCTGGACGAACAGCTCGCCACCCCAGACGCCCCAGGGCTCACGCCGCTCCTTGGCGCCGGCGAGGCAGGCCTCCATCAGCGGGCAGGTGCGGCAGAGGGACTTGGCGTACTCGACGTCGGCCGGCGACTCGGCGAAGAAGACCTCCGGGTCGTAGGAACGGCAGGGGACGGGTACGCCGAGGTTCTCGATGGCGTCGTCGAGCGCGGTGAGCGCGGTGAGCGGAGTCAAGGCGGAGTCCTCCGTGAGGCCGGGCGGGGGGATCGTTTCGGAAGGCGGTACGGACGGGGCGTGCGCTTCGAGTTGCACGGTTCGTCTTCCTCGTCTGTTCGGTCCGGCCCTGTTGGACCGGTAGTCGCTTGGTACCGGGTTCTTTTCTTGTCCCGAGGCCCCTTCGCTCCGCTCTCCCCGTTCGGGGAAAACAGAAGGGCCGCGGATCCCGGATGGGGTTCCGCGGCCCTGAAGGCGCCGGCCTGATCGACGATCAGGCTGGATCACTCCAGGGTTCTGGCCCACGGAAGGCCCACATCAGGTGGTGCTGCGTCGTC
Encoded proteins:
- a CDS encoding M48 metallopeptidase family protein, whose product is MPADPLHSAGKPQRSTTSQPPSGSGASAIEVRRSSRRRRTVSAYREGDRTVVLIPARMSEAEEQRWVSVMLDKLAAQESKRVLGDTELSERAQRLSAQYFDGRARPASVRWVTNQNTRWGSCTPSEGSIRLSHRLQGMPEYVVDYVLLHELAHLLVPGHGPRFWRLLEAYPRTERAKGYLEGVVAADRLPHLPVTDGE
- a CDS encoding TOMM precursor leader peptide-binding protein produces the protein MVPQMKPALRRGWRDLNTVQFGMTPAHAMTLGPMDTATGSFLDLINGTRGLALLREEGRRMDLPEGQVDTLVGRLARAGLVDDARGGGPDADALRGKKEVLDRLAPDLASLSLTTSEPGDAMRVLAARRSLRVQVRGSGRVGVVLAALLSGAGVGEVDVRDGGRVEPWDVAPGGLSADSVGDRRDTAARRAVSAAAPGRPPRGGSRASVGADDPGFSLVILAPRDDVDVHAPAPATGEPLVRSGTPHLYAGVVEATGVVGPLVLPGETGCAGCLHETRTDRDQAWPRLVAQWRSGSRRLSARPCDLALASTVAGLAAAHALAFLDGRLPSSAGARWEVSLPGLSWHARPVWPHPACPCGAAEKGKGEHTSKEEAAHETMTEHGSSEELCRKATAPRPAGTWRAHV
- a CDS encoding ABC1 kinase family protein; its protein translation is MSDLPRKAVTRTAKLAALPLGFAGRATWGLGKRIVGESAEIVGRELQQRTADQLFKVLGELKGGAMKFGQALSVFESALPEEVAGPYRAALTKLQEAAPPMPTRTVHTVLEERLGEDWRELFAEFDDKPSAAASIGQVHRAVWHDGREVAVKVQYPGAGEALLSDLNQLGRFARLLGPLVPGIDIKPLIAELRDRVSEELDYGLEAQAQQVHAEEFADDPDVVVPAVVHQSDQVLITEWIDGVPLSEVISDGTQEQRDRAGQLLARFLFSGPARTGLLHADPHPGNFRLLPGGPGDQEDWRLGVLDFGTVDRLPGGLPDTIGTSLRMTLDGEAEAVYELLRVEGFVKESIELDPDAVLDYLLPIIEPAEVDAFTFSRGWMRSQAARIADPRSPAHQLGKQLNLPPAYLLIHRVTLSTIGVLCQLGATVRLREELEEWLPGFVPEEELDEEGSAAEA
- a CDS encoding WhiB family transcriptional regulator, translating into MQLEAHAPSVPPSETIPPPGLTEDSALTPLTALTALDDAIENLGVPVPCRSYDPEVFFAESPADVEYAKSLCRTCPLMEACLAGAKERREPWGVWGGELFVQGVVVARKRPRGRPRKNPVTA